In Actinomycetota bacterium, the following are encoded in one genomic region:
- the corA gene encoding magnesium/cobalt transporter CorA: protein MKILIYDREKKAINLDAQKKDAVVLVKNPNYIMWVDIDEPQKEVMDWLKETFGFHPLDLEDCVSLIERPKIDLYEDYHFLVMHFPIFDKTTKRLSPIQVNIFLGTNFLITIRKGYIKALNKTLEDVSKNKELLSKGTDYLLHKVIDDLVDYCFPILNKIRQNIQNAENTIFNGATRDTIKDILFIKRNIILFKNIIDPQRRILKEIEARDSEFISDELDVYFGDIVDHLDKIQDSLVSYGEMIESLHDAHQSIVSNRINEIMKTLTIISVIILPLTFISSMYGMNIVLPIAKNPFAFIIIFSVMVLMGLGMFFYFKIKHWI, encoded by the coding sequence ATGAAAATTTTAATTTATGACCGAGAAAAAAAAGCTATAAACTTAGATGCTCAAAAAAAAGATGCAGTAGTATTAGTTAAGAATCCAAATTATATTATGTGGGTGGACATAGATGAACCACAAAAAGAAGTAATGGATTGGTTAAAAGAAACCTTCGGATTTCACCCATTAGACTTAGAAGACTGTGTGAGTTTAATTGAGAGACCAAAGATAGATTTATATGAGGATTACCACTTCTTAGTGATGCATTTTCCAATTTTTGATAAAACAACTAAAAGGTTGTCACCAATACAGGTGAACATATTTTTGGGAACAAACTTTTTAATTACAATTCGAAAAGGTTATATTAAAGCTCTAAATAAAACACTTGAGGATGTTTCAAAAAATAAGGAGCTCCTTTCTAAGGGAACTGATTATTTATTACACAAAGTCATTGATGATTTAGTTGACTATTGTTTTCCAATTCTAAACAAAATAAGGCAAAATATTCAGAATGCAGAAAATACGATATTTAATGGAGCTACTAGAGATACAATAAAGGACATACTTTTCATAAAAAGAAACATAATTCTCTTTAAAAATATAATAGATCCTCAAAGAAGGATATTAAAAGAAATAGAGGCTAGAGATAGTGAATTTATTTCAGATGAACTGGATGTATATTTTGGAGACATCGTTGACCACCTTGATAAAATACAGGACAGTTTAGTAAGTTATGGAGAGATGATTGAGAGTCTTCATGATGCACATCAATCCATAGTTTCAAATCGTATTAATGAAATTATGAAAACACTAACCATTATATCTGTTATAATACTTCCTCTAACTTTCATATCAAGTATGTATGGTATGAATATAGTACTTCCTATAGCAAAAAACCCATTTGCTTTTATAATCATATTTTCTGTAATGGTTCTAATGGGTTTAGGGATGTTTTTCTATTTTAAGATTAAACATTGGATATAA